In one Nicotiana sylvestris chromosome 8, ASM39365v2, whole genome shotgun sequence genomic region, the following are encoded:
- the LOC138875989 gene encoding uncharacterized protein yields MQRFRGYSGLVNNGSSANICPLSTLNKLKVDDERIHKNSIYVQGFDGRGKDSVGDIVLELTIGIVEFTMEFQVLDVAVSYNLLLGRPLIHAAKAVLSTLYQMVKFEWDRQEIVVHGEDNLCVPNDVIVLFIEFEDDKGP; encoded by the coding sequence ATGCAAAGATTTCGTGGTTACTCGGGTTTGGTTAACAATGGTTCCAGCGCAAACATTTGCCccctctccactctgaacaagttgaaggtggatgatgaaagaattcacaagaatagtatctacGTTCAGGGATTCGACGgtagagggaaagattcagtcggggacatagtgcttgagcttacaatagggatagttgaatttactatggaattccaggtgctcgatgtggctgtttcttacaatctgctgttaggacgacccttgatccatgctgccaaagcggtcctgTCTACTCTatatcaaatggtcaagttcgaatgggatcgacaggaaattgttgtgcacggcgaggataatttgtgtgttcccaatgATGTCATTGTTCTGTTCATAGAGTTCGAAGATGACAAGGGGCCatag